A region of the Candidatus Bathyarchaeota archaeon genome:
GCCATGTCGGATTGGCGGTGTTGATAGTTGTGGTTCTTCACTTAACGTCAGTTTTTCTCAGAATTCCAATATCGGTGATCGCTCTTGCAGTAGGGGTAGGCACATTGCCTCCGAATGCGATAGCCTACCTAATTAGCGGACTGGCTTCTCTTCTAATACGGCGGATACTCGGCGAAAAGTTCTGGCAAGAGTATAGAAACATCATAGCCGCTGGTGTTACTCTCGGCTTAAGCATAGCGGTCTCCATAGCGGTCTCCCTTATGCTTGTGGACGCTTCAAAGCTCTCTCTTCCATGGTGAAATTGGATGAATATAAGTGGAGGAATAATGTCATCTAAAAGGCAAGTATGCAAATGGATCAAGATTTTATTAATGGCGAGTATAATGCTCATCAGCTTTTTCAACCTAACCCAGATTTACCGCGCAGATCAAATTTTAACAGTCACCTCAACCCCCTCAGAAATGGACTATCTTAAACTCGCAAGTATGGTAGACATGGAACTTGTCAAGCATCATCTTTACATGTTGTCAAAAGGGATCTATGAAATATCTGGTGTGCACAGTCGCGCCACGGGGACTCTGGGAAACGAGCTTGCCGCAAGATACATTTATGAAGAATTTAATAGACTAATGGAGAATGTTTCCATTCAGAGTTTCAGAGTTCCAGTACCGAAGAGTTACGGCGCCAATATTACGTTTCCTGACGGCAGCGTCATAAAATTATATCCAGTGCTACCTAACCTAGTTTGCCCCTCAACCACGCCGCCTGAGGGGATAAGTGGCACACTTCAATACGCCCGTGAAGGGTACCTTAAAGACTTCGACGGAATGAGGATTGAAGGGTCAATAGTTATATTGGATTATGAATCTGGAAATCGATGGCTTAATGCCATGAAGCTGGGAGCCAAAGCCGTAATTTTCCTGCCGCCCAAAGATCCATTAAACAGTTTCTCCCCATACGGGCATCATCACACCCACCCGAAGTATCTTGAGAATTTCCCAGTCTACTTCCCCCGCTTCTATGTGAAGGAGGAAGACTTGAAGAGTCTTTTCATCAATCTAGGCAAGAATGTTACAATAAAATCAACTGTTAGATGGGAGAATGCTGAATCTTGGAATATAATTGGCTTCATTCGAGGAGAGAACCCGAATGTCATCTTCGGGATCTCCTCATATTATGACTCATACTCGTTTGCTCCTGATCTTGCGCCAGGAGCCCAGGACGCATGTGGAATTGCAGCACTACTTGCCCTTGCTAAACACTTCAACGAACATCGGCCTAAGGCGACGATAATATTCATCGCATTTGGAGGCCACTATCAGACAGTTGCAGGTGCACTTCAATGGGCAGAGAGTAGGGAGTATGCGGAAATAAGCCAAAAGATCTGGATGATACTTAACCTAGACCTTTCCACTGGGTCAGATGCCCTTCATGTTACAAATGTGGCTCACCTCTGGACCCACGCTCAGGCTGGCCACACAGAAGCCTATATCGGGATAGGCAGGCATCTTGAGAATATGCGAAAAGCAATATCGGAAGCATATGTTCGGGCAGGCTTAGAACCGCCTACAGTTTGGACTACATACATTCAAATGAGGACTGGGGGTCCTGGAGACCCGCCTACCAACTATCATGAACCCCATCCGAATAGGGCGTTCCTGACGGAATTAGACGCCTTCGACCCTTGGGGAAGCAGAGCGCCTGACTATTGCAACCCAGCCTTCTTCAATATCATTACGGCGAAGGATATTCGTCCATACATCTTCACACCATTCGATACATATGACAAGTTGAATTTCGAAAACCTCGAGAAACAACTGCGATATATATATGCGTTAATTCTAACTTTGTATTCGAATGAGGACGTGCAGTGGCTTATAGAGAACCCGCTAAGATCATGCGCTCCAAGCGGGCGTGTCCAAAGAAATGGAGCATTTGTAGGGCAAACAGCCTTCTGGGACCCCAAAACGACATGGTATAAACCAGTTCCTAACCTCCTTGTAGTCGCAAGAATGTACTACAGCGTAAATAAGGCTTCAGGTTGGGACGGATGGGGAGGAACAGGCCCAACATATTACAGGTTCTTCACATACTCAGACGAGAACGGCACCTTTAGGTTCCCATATACTGTCCGAGTATCAACAAAAGCCTGGGTCGGAACAGATGATGAAGTATACTTTGAAGCTTATGCCATAGATCCTGAAACAGGCCAGATAGTTGTGGGTCCAGATCTTGGACGGCGAAGCATGATTCCATATCCCTTCGCTAATACTGTTTGGGAGGGTAAATATGGAGATTGCTTCCTCGGATACCTCACTGTACAAAACGTTACTAGCACAATAATCGTGTCTGACAATTATGCTATTGGAGAATTTGTAAGTAGAAATCTCTATGATCGTTTTCCTCACCCATCAATCACGGTGAATACGTTCCTCTCGCATGTCCAACCTGAACACTACGCCGTCCTTTATGACCCTGCAGTCGGTCTCGCGGCGATTCTTCTCTCAACAAACGAGCCTATAGAGGTGATGATCGGGAGGGGAAGAGTGCCTTATGGTCTCATTGTTAACGCCAGCCGAGAAAATATGCTTGGGACGGGTATAACTTTTGGATATGGACAAACTATCCTAAAGTACCCATATTTAATTTACTGCGAGAATCTGAGATGGGTTATCGAAGAAAGATTTAGGTTGGTGGAGCAGTATAAGCCCGTGGATCCCTACATTTATGGTCGCTTCATAAGGGGTGTACAAAGCCTAGAGAAAGTGTATATCGCATTAAATAATCTATCATACTCGGAAGCCTACGCCTATATGATAGATGCGTGGAGCGACTTATATTGGGCATATGCCAATCAGAGAGGCGAAATTGAGAACATCGTTTCCATCGCGCCTTATGTCGCCTTCTTTTTGGTGCCCTTCGCCTATTTGACTGAAAGGCTCATACTAAAATCAAGTGGTAGTAAACGCATAGCATCGACAATATTAATACTAGTACTCATCTTCTGTATAATTTATACTGTAAACCCGACGTTCAAACTTTCAGGAAACCCGGTTCTAATGGTCATAGCTTTTAGTACAGTTATCCTGTCAATCCCGATTCTTTTCATAATACTTAGTAAGGTTGTAGCATTTTTGAATGAGATAAGAATTAAGGTTTTTGGTCGCCACGAGATCCAGGTAGGCCGAGTAGAACTTGCAATTGCAGCTATTCAGCTGGGAATAGAGAATATGCGAAAGAGGAAGGGGAGGACCGCGCTTGTTCTAGTGTCAATAGCGCTCACCATAAGTGCGCTAGTAGCCATGACATGGTTTATTCAAGACGTGCCAGTGATTCCGCAAAGGTTCGTTCCGCCTGAAACCGGCTATCAAACGATCCCATACAATGGTATACTTATCCATTACAATGAATGGGGGGGAGAAAGAGAAGGTCACTGGATAGGTGAGCTAGTGGAAAATTATGTGGAGATCAAGTACTCAAGCTTAGCAATGATAGCGAAGAGGGCGTGGTATTGGCCATGGTACTATGATGACGAAGCCGGAATAGACATCACACATGAAAATAACTCAATCAAAGTATATTGCCTCTACGGGTTATCTCCAGAGGATCATCATTTCACAAGTTTCCTACCAAACTTTAACGGAAGATGGTTCCTATCCACAGATAAATATGCGTGCATACTAATGAGTTCCCACGCCCAATCACTTAAGGCAACAATAAATTCTATAATAGAAATTCAGGGAATGCCCTACAAGGTTATAGGAATAATAAGAGATGAAGAGATCTCCTCTGCAGGAGAACTTGACGGGTACAGTGTTCTGCCAGTAGATATTCGAGCATCAAAAACTGTGGACGCGTGGGTAACATATTATGAGCCATCTGAGGTTATTTTCATCCCGTACTGGACCGTCATTAACATTTGGGGAGCGCGTACTGGATGTATAAGCCTAAAAATCTCGAACGCAAGTCTCGCGTGGACCGTCGTGCAAGAGCTCTATGAGAGATTCGGAAGCCTATCCTTCTGGGTTTGTATGGATGGAAAAGTCTACACGCCGACACGCATTTCGCAAACGCAAGTATTCGGGCTTGAATACATGTTTCCCGCCATCGGAATAAGCATGCTTTCAATATTGAATATGATGCTCGCATCAGTCATGGAACGGAAAAAAGAAATTTCCGTATATTCAGTGCTTGGTGCCTCGCCATTAAACACCGCGCTTATGTTCCTAACCGAGCATGCAGTCCATGCGGTGATAGGCGGCGTTTGTGGTTTCATCGGAGGAAACGTGCTCTTATTGCTAATTGCGAGACAGCTAGGAATAAACTACACGTACTCAATAATCCAATTCAATGTCTCTGTGCTAGGAGCGATGCTGATGGTGATACTTGTGAGCGTATACCCGGCGACGATCATTGCAAAACTCGTCACACCGAGTTTAGAGCGAGCTTGGAAAATGCCAACAAAACCAGTCGGCGATAACTGGGATATCCCGATGCCATTCTTCACCTCAGGGGAGGAGGTTGGAGGGGTCCTGGAATTCATGAGAGAATTTTTCTCTGGACATTATGATTCGAACGCGCCGGTTTTCTGGGTTGAAAGCATAAAATACGTTGAAGGAGAGGCGGATGGGGTCCCATATATGGGGTATAGCATGCAAGTACACCTCTTCCCATATGAGACAGGTATCATTCAAGAAGCGAATGTAATCGCAAAGACCGAGGATGCAAGATGGAGGATCTTCCTCCTGACCAAGAGGTTAACGGGCATGCGTGATAGGTGGATTCAGCAGAATAGAGGGTTCGCCGACGCTGTTAGAAAACAGTTGTTACTTTGGAGATCACTTAAGCCGGAAGAGAAAATGGAATATATCAAAAAATCAGGGGGTGTGACGTTTAACAAAGGCCATTCTGTATCAGATTAAGAGTCAAGCCTGGCGAGACATTTATGTCTTCCCGAACCAGATCCTCCAGCTTTTTCTCTCCTCTCCTTTCTGAAACATAATTGTAGCCTTCAAGATCGGTCCCATAATATTAGTGCTCTCTACTCCGCTAAAGCGAACTGGACTGAACCCTTCGGGTACATAAATGAAGATATTGTGGCTTGTGTCCTCCGGACTAACTGAAATCCCGTCTAGGACCAGCCTGCCCCCCTCCCACCTTAAGTCTTCAAGTTCTATCCCTCCCTGCGTAATATGCCTATCCGTCGAGATTACTGTAGGAGACTCGCTGAAATCATGTATGGAAAGAATCTTGCAGTCATTAGGCTGAATCTCGAAAGCAATCTCGCCATGTTGCACTCCAATGAAGTTTCTGTTCCAAAAGTCGAAGACGAGAACTTTTCTGTCGGCTAAACCTATCTTTCCTAGGTCAAGACGAATGGTCTTTTTCTGAGTGCAGCTCCAGTTAAATAATCCAACGACATGCCATTCGCCAAATGGCTTCTTTACGATCAGATCATAGATTTGTGGTAAATCATTCTCAAAGAGGTCGACGGGTCTCGCTCGCCCCGGATAAACTGGAAGAATTTTCTTGTATAACTCCACTCTTTCATTGGTTGCGAACTTCTGCAAATATCCGCCTGCAAACATGTTTAGGCACATGATTCCAAGTAGCGAAATCCATGATCTCGTCCTCTCAAAGGAGTATGGCTTTGGGCGTGGATAGTTTGCGGGACAGAAAGGTGTCTCCGAAACATCGAAGAATTCCGGATGATTCCAGAAGCACCTTCCATGGAGATGATACATTGCCTTAAGACCTGAAAGGACACGGTCGGAAAGATGAGGTCTCCAGTCACGTGAGGTTCTAAATGCATCTGCAAATCCTATGACTGGGCCAAATGGAACACCGCATGCCTCTATGAAGACATTTTTTCCAACAGCTTCACGCACTTGGCGGTATCGATCCCTAAATATCTCCATGGCGGTTCGTTCCCATGATAGATTATGTGTAAAGTCGTAATGGAAATCCAGGATCACATAGTCAATGTCCCAGTCCGCAATCTTTCCATAAATCTCCTTAACTTTTTCTTTCTCGTTGTGTTCTCCTGCCTTAACGTAAAGGAATGCGCGTGTACTTAGGCAGAGTTTATATCCTCTTCGGTGAACTAGATCCGCGAACGCTTTGATTCCGCTTGGAAAGTATTTCTCAACTCTATACCCTCTGCTGTTCTCAACCCAAATTGGGAATGAATTCATCTCATACGGATTGAATAGGTTTGGTGAACCGTGAGAAGAAAAGTCCTGCCAGAAATATTTGAGGCCATACTTTCCCAGCCCTGTATGGTCTAGATAATCCATCCACTCGATGAAGAATGATTCTCGGCCCAGGAGCGTATAAGCATTGTTTTCTTTATCGAAGGAGTATGGCATGAATACTCCGGCAACTGGCGTCGGATGAATATTTATATAATTATATTTCATCAACATTTCAGCGTATTGGTCCATGACGCTGAAGATGTCGTCGCCCCACATGAGCAAAGTAGCCGACATTCTGAAGGATCTTTCAGGTCTTATCCTTAGCGGTCTCCTCTCTAATGCTGGTCCATTATATTCTTCCCATGACCCGGATCCCCATAATGGATCCAAGTAGCAGCCGCCGCTTATAATTAGGTTTAATCCCTGAATTGGTTTTCCAGAAGCCTCTTTTATGAGAACAGCGACTTCGACATTAGCAGTTTCTAGGACTCCTGCTACCAAACCGTTTCCCCCCTCCTTGCTTTTTGCCATATGTAGCGTCCACCAACATCTTGCCCAATTTTTCCCGACAACTCTGAGTCTCACATTTGAGAACTCAGGCGGCTCGCCTCCGGTTTTCCAGTATGGCATCCCAAAAAAGATCCTTCCAACATACTCTCTGAGACTTCCTTCTTCTTCCTCAGTTAATGCGAGTGCGTAAACTTCTCTCACATATAGGTCGTTATCCTTATCATTGAAGATTTCAGGCTGGAAAACAATGCAGCGCCCAATAGAATATACAACCCATCTAAGTTTCGGGAGATTGGCGCTTTCAGCAGTAACCTCTAACCCCTGGGCCTCACCTACTCCTGTCTTCAACGTCTTCCATGCTACGGATCGCTTATATGAACTGTCTGTAATCTTTATTAGGTTTCCATCTCCATCGATGAACCCCATAAAACCATTCTTGAAGAGTGTCTTGTTTCGAATGGTGCAGGTCAGTTTTCCAGTTTCAACATTGAATTCAAGTTTCACATCACTTCTAGTGGACATGGAGCTCACCACTATCAATAGTTCATTCGACAAATCTGCCTTAACGCTTCGCAGCCTAAATATAAATTTAATGTTTCAAAAAATATTCTCAATTCAATTCGCAAATTTCCATAATTTTATAGTCAGTCAAAGCGTTTTCTAAGCCAAATCTAATATGAGCCCGCTTATCGAGTGTCTAGGGGCAGTGTATGTGAGTGTGTCTCCACTGATTTCCTCATATGAGCTTCTCGGTTTAACCTTGTATGGAAACTCGAACCCATTATAATCTCTGACATCTGCTGAGCCTAAAATGTATATTTTCGCTGCTTTTATTGTTTTACCTTCAATTACTTTAATTCTTACCTCAAAATCTTCGTCCAAACTCTGATTTACAAGTGTTACCACTATCTTTTTTTTCTCTCTATCTAAAGAGGCTGATGCGTCCACCGCTCTTAACGGCTTAAGGGCTCCGGATGGTGATTTTTCCACCATCTTTTGCGTAGGGTGGCAAATAATGGGTGAATCTACATTGGCATTTAAGGCATAGTTGCCCATGTGCTCCTTATATATATCAAATAGATGGTATGTTGGGGTCAAAGTGATTTTATGCCCCTCGGTATGAATTAGGCTTTGGAGAACATTCACCGTCTGAGCTAGGTTCGCCATATCAATAATACTTGAATACCTGTTAAAAAGATTGAGAACTAATCCCGCAAGAATAGCGTCCCTAAGGGTGTTTTGTTGAAAAAGTCCAACCTTATGTGTCGCCTGAGGATACCAGGTTCCCCATTCATCTACCACGATACCAATTCTCTTTTCTCCGACAAGATTGATTGCCCTCGATGTCTGTTGAATAAAGAATTCCATATTCTGAACATCGAATAGTAGATTGTAGTACTCCTCATCTGTGAATTCTACATCCCCTCCGAAAGGGTTTCGGCGGCCACTAAAATAATAGTGGATGGCGACGCCGTCTACAAGGTTCAATCGATCTCTCAAGCATTCCAAAAAAGTAGTCATCCACTGAATGTTTAGGCGGCCGCATGCAATAAGATTGATGGATGGATCCGCCACCTTTAGAAAATTGGCGAATCTCTTATACTCCCAAGCATAGTATGTGGGGTCGAATGATCCGCCACATGCCCAACTCTCATTTCCTACTGCCCAATATTTCACATTATAAGGTTCTGGATGACCATTTCTAGCCCTTAACTCAGTATAGAATGTTCGACCTGTAAAGTTGCAGTATTCAACCCAGTTAAACGCTTCCTGTGGGCTTCCAGTCCCGACATTTAGGCAAATATAGGGTTCAGCGCCCACAGACCTGCAGAACATTATGAACTCATCTGTTCCAAACTCATTAGACTCCTCGCCTCCCCACCATAAATTGCGTCTTCTAGGTCTATTCTCACGTGGACCAATCCCATCCTCCCAATGATACATGTCTGCGAAGCATCCGCCAGGCCACCTGAAGACAGGTGCACGTATAGCCCTTAAGGCGTCAATAACATCTTTCCTTATACCATTAATGTTCGGTATGCTGGAATCCTCGCCAACCCATATGCCCGGGTATATGCATCTCCCGAGATGCTCGATGAAGTGACCATAAAGGTTCGGGTTTATGAGGCCCACGTAATCATCCAATCTAATAGAGACATCAACAATTTTTTGATTCATATTACCATCTCCAACTAGCCTATACAGTTTTGCTGAAGCAGAGCAGGATAAAAAAATATTTTTAAGAAGAGGACATTAGCGCACATAGGGATTCATCAGATTTGCTGATATTACTTTTTCTCAATCCCCTACGTCCGGCTCCCTTTCTGTGGCCTGCACTTCCATAAGCCACTCTTCGTTAAACCAGCAGTGTTTGATGCTTCTTCGCAAGTATGTATACACTATATGGATAATGCCATCGTCTGTTTGTAGAAGTTGAGGATAAGAGAATTGTCCAAAAGCATCTTCCAAAACTCTCTCATATGGCCATGTTTGCCCCTCATCAATGGAGAAAGCAACGTTAAGGGGAGTGCGCCCTATATGAGTGTCATTGAATGCTAGAACAAAATGACCATTTTTAAGCCTTATCAGGGAAATGCCGCTGTTAGGATTTGGGAATTGGGTCTCAACTGCTTCACTCCATGTCCTTCCACGGTCATTCGATATGGATTTCCAGATAAATCCCCCAATATTGAGGAGTTCCTTCTTCTCAGCGATCTTTCCTGTTGAGTCTTGGACTGTTCTCCGAACTGTTGCCTTCAAAAAGCCGTGCAATGGATGGCTTCGAGTCCTCATATACATTAATAGAGAACCATCAGAGAGTTGAACAATGTTTCCCTGAACGCATCCAGTAACACTTGTTACTGGGCCGTAGGTGTCCCAGACTTCTCCCATGTCCTCAGATATCATAACATAACAACAATTAGGCTTCGCTTTACTATCATATATTGGGAGGACTATGTCGCCGTTATCGAGGACTATAGGGTTATTTCTCACCCATAAGCCTCTCCTAGGACGGAAGATTTTATCTTCACTCCAAGTATTCCCGCCGTCAAAACTTTTTTTGTACATTATTATGCTTGAGGGTCCGCCTTGATCGTGGCTGACATACCAAAGCCACACAACACCATTTGGATCTACGAATAGCACTGGGTTTTGATCTGATTTTCCAGGGACGTCTGCCAAAACCTCAGGATCACTCCAAGAATCACCGGAAAACCTTGAGCAGTAAATAGCAACATCACTAGCTCCCTCCCTCGATCCGGCGAACCACGCTGCAAGCAAATCTCCGCCTGGCAGTTGAGCGATTGTAGGAGCGTGGCAATCAGGGAACCTTCCCTCCTCAAATATGAGCTCTGAACCAAATATTTGGGCCATACTCCCACCTAAAGAAGACAAAGATTGTTAATGCTATTTATTTTTAATTGCCAATTGCAAAAACAACGT
Encoded here:
- a CDS encoding M28 family peptidase; this translates as MSSKRQVCKWIKILLMASIMLISFFNLTQIYRADQILTVTSTPSEMDYLKLASMVDMELVKHHLYMLSKGIYEISGVHSRATGTLGNELAARYIYEEFNRLMENVSIQSFRVPVPKSYGANITFPDGSVIKLYPVLPNLVCPSTTPPEGISGTLQYAREGYLKDFDGMRIEGSIVILDYESGNRWLNAMKLGAKAVIFLPPKDPLNSFSPYGHHHTHPKYLENFPVYFPRFYVKEEDLKSLFINLGKNVTIKSTVRWENAESWNIIGFIRGENPNVIFGISSYYDSYSFAPDLAPGAQDACGIAALLALAKHFNEHRPKATIIFIAFGGHYQTVAGALQWAESREYAEISQKIWMILNLDLSTGSDALHVTNVAHLWTHAQAGHTEAYIGIGRHLENMRKAISEAYVRAGLEPPTVWTTYIQMRTGGPGDPPTNYHEPHPNRAFLTELDAFDPWGSRAPDYCNPAFFNIITAKDIRPYIFTPFDTYDKLNFENLEKQLRYIYALILTLYSNEDVQWLIENPLRSCAPSGRVQRNGAFVGQTAFWDPKTTWYKPVPNLLVVARMYYSVNKASGWDGWGGTGPTYYRFFTYSDENGTFRFPYTVRVSTKAWVGTDDEVYFEAYAIDPETGQIVVGPDLGRRSMIPYPFANTVWEGKYGDCFLGYLTVQNVTSTIIVSDNYAIGEFVSRNLYDRFPHPSITVNTFLSHVQPEHYAVLYDPAVGLAAILLSTNEPIEVMIGRGRVPYGLIVNASRENMLGTGITFGYGQTILKYPYLIYCENLRWVIEERFRLVEQYKPVDPYIYGRFIRGVQSLEKVYIALNNLSYSEAYAYMIDAWSDLYWAYANQRGEIENIVSIAPYVAFFLVPFAYLTERLILKSSGSKRIASTILILVLIFCIIYTVNPTFKLSGNPVLMVIAFSTVILSIPILFIILSKVVAFLNEIRIKVFGRHEIQVGRVELAIAAIQLGIENMRKRKGRTALVLVSIALTISALVAMTWFIQDVPVIPQRFVPPETGYQTIPYNGILIHYNEWGGEREGHWIGELVENYVEIKYSSLAMIAKRAWYWPWYYDDEAGIDITHENNSIKVYCLYGLSPEDHHFTSFLPNFNGRWFLSTDKYACILMSSHAQSLKATINSIIEIQGMPYKVIGIIRDEEISSAGELDGYSVLPVDIRASKTVDAWVTYYEPSEVIFIPYWTVINIWGARTGCISLKISNASLAWTVVQELYERFGSLSFWVCMDGKVYTPTRISQTQVFGLEYMFPAIGISMLSILNMMLASVMERKKEISVYSVLGASPLNTALMFLTEHAVHAVIGGVCGFIGGNVLLLLIARQLGINYTYSIIQFNVSVLGAMLMVILVSVYPATIIAKLVTPSLERAWKMPTKPVGDNWDIPMPFFTSGEEVGGVLEFMREFFSGHYDSNAPVFWVESIKYVEGEADGVPYMGYSMQVHLFPYETGIIQEANVIAKTEDARWRIFLLTKRLTGMRDRWIQQNRGFADAVRKQLLLWRSLKPEEKMEYIKKSGGVTFNKGHSVSD
- a CDS encoding exo-alpha-sialidase: MAQIFGSELIFEEGRFPDCHAPTIAQLPGGDLLAAWFAGSREGASDVAIYCSRFSGDSWSDPEVLADVPGKSDQNPVLFVDPNGVVWLWYVSHDQGGPSSIIMYKKSFDGGNTWSEDKIFRPRRGLWVRNNPIVLDNGDIVLPIYDSKAKPNCCYVMISEDMGEVWDTYGPVTSVTGCVQGNIVQLSDGSLLMYMRTRSHPLHGFLKATVRRTVQDSTGKIAEKKELLNIGGFIWKSISNDRGRTWSEAVETQFPNPNSGISLIRLKNGHFVLAFNDTHIGRTPLNVAFSIDEGQTWPYERVLEDAFGQFSYPQLLQTDDGIIHIVYTYLRRSIKHCWFNEEWLMEVQATEREPDVGD
- a CDS encoding alpha-N-arabinofuranosidase, with protein sequence MNQKIVDVSIRLDDYVGLINPNLYGHFIEHLGRCIYPGIWVGEDSSIPNINGIRKDVIDALRAIRAPVFRWPGGCFADMYHWEDGIGPRENRPRRRNLWWGGEESNEFGTDEFIMFCRSVGAEPYICLNVGTGSPQEAFNWVEYCNFTGRTFYTELRARNGHPEPYNVKYWAVGNESWACGGSFDPTYYAWEYKRFANFLKVADPSINLIACGRLNIQWMTTFLECLRDRLNLVDGVAIHYYFSGRRNPFGGDVEFTDEEYYNLLFDVQNMEFFIQQTSRAINLVGEKRIGIVVDEWGTWYPQATHKVGLFQQNTLRDAILAGLVLNLFNRYSSIIDMANLAQTVNVLQSLIHTEGHKITLTPTYHLFDIYKEHMGNYALNANVDSPIICHPTQKMVEKSPSGALKPLRAVDASASLDREKKKIVVTLVNQSLDEDFEVRIKVIEGKTIKAAKIYILGSADVRDYNGFEFPYKVKPRSSYEEISGDTLTYTAPRHSISGLILDLA